From Callithrix jacchus isolate 240 chromosome 15, calJac240_pri, whole genome shotgun sequence, one genomic window encodes:
- the GRIP2 gene encoding glutamate receptor-interacting protein 2 isoform X17 — protein sequence MWQAAGLIFPKTHLTEEKTGLDDGPYSKGGKDTGGADVSLACRRQSIPEEFRGITVVELIKKEGSTLGLTISGGTDKDGKPRVSNLRPGGLAARSDLLNVGDYIRSVNGIHLTRLRHDEIITLLKNVGERVVLEVEYELPPPARGFQGWSKVVKWEELSGIQPWPEPTSRGLKPEFCCHLSPENNPRIISKTVDVSLYKEGNSFGFVLRGGAHEDGHKSRPLVLTYVRPGGPADREGSLKVGDRLLSVDGIPLHGASHATALATLRQCSHEALFQVEYDVATPDTVANASGPLMVEIVKTPGSALGISLTTTSHRNKSVITIDRIKPASVVDRSGALHSGDHILSIDGTSTEHCSLLEATKLLASVSEKVRLEILPVPQSQRPLRPSEAALSSTPFSSPTLNHAFSCNNPSTLPRGSQPMSPRTTIGRRRQRRREHKSSLSLASSTVGPGGQIVHTETTEVVLCGDPLSGFGLQLQGGIFATETLSSPPLVCFIEPDSPAERCGLLQVGDRVLSINGIATEDGTMEEANQLLRDAALAHKVMLEVEFDVAESVIPSSGTFHVKLPKKRGVELGITISSASRKRGEPLIISDIKKGSVAHRTGTLEPGDKLLAIDNIRLDNCPMEDAVQILRQCEDLVKLKIRKDEDNSDELETTGAVSYTVELKRYGGPLGITISGTEEPFDPIVISGLTKRGLAERTGAIHVGDRILAINSVSLKGRPLSEAIHLLQVAGETVTLKIKKQLDRPLLPHKAGSHSETSDADEDPAEAQKGGMPAARFSSAVPSVDSAVESWDSSTSEGGFGGPGSYAPQTAARGVTPQEWRSGRLRGSPPPTDPRRTSYTPTPADESFPEEEEEDWEPPPSPAPGPAREEGFWRVFGEALEDLESCGQSEMLRELEASIMTGTVQRVALEGRPGHRPWQRGREVRASPAEMEELLLPTPLEMHKVTLHKDPMRNDFGFSVSDGLLEKGVYVHTVRPDGPAHRGGLRPLDRVLQVNHVRTRDFDCCLAVPLLAEAGDVLELVISRNMLAHSSRAPRAPGPSSPQML from the exons ACGATGGGCCCTACTCCAAAGGAGGCAAGGACACAGGAGGGGCCGATGTTTCCCTGGCCTGCCGCAGACAGAGCATTCCAG AGGAGTTCCGAGGGATCACCGTGGTGGAGCTGATCAAGAAAGAAGGCAGCACGCTGGGCCTTACTATCTCAGGTGGCACCGACAAGGATGGGAAGCCCAGGGTCTCCAACCTGAGACCTGGGGGACTTGCGGCCAG GAGTGATCTGCTGAATGTCGGTGACTACATTCGGTCTGTGAATGGGATCCACCTGACCAGGCTCCGCCATGATGAGATCATCACCCTGCTCAAGAATGTGGGCGAGCGCGTGGTGCTGGAGGTGGAGTATGAGCTGCCCCCGCCCG CCCGGGGTTTTCAAGGTTGGTCTAAAGTGGTGAAGTGGGAGGAACTGTCTGGAATTCAACCCTGGCCCGAGCCTACCAGCCGTGGACTCAAGCCTGAGTTCTGCTGTCATCTCT CTCCTGAGAATAACCCAAGGATCATTTCAAAGACAGTGGACGTCTCCCTCTACAAGGAGGGCAATAGCTTTGGCTTTGTCCTTAGAG GAGGTGCCCATGAAGATGGGCACAAGTCCCGCCCACTTGTCCTGACCTACGTGCGGCCCGGTGGCCCTGCCGACAG GGAGGGCTCCCTGAAGGTGGGTGACAGGCTGCTCAGCGTTGATGGGATCCCACTGCATGGGGCCAGCCATGCCACCGCCCTGGCCACCCTGCGGCAGTGCAGCCACGAGGCACTTTTCCAGGTGGAGTATGATGTGGCCACCCCTG ACACGGTGGCCAATGCTTCAGGACCCTTGATGGTGGAAATAGTCAAGACGCCAGGGTCTGCCCTGGGAATCTCGCTTACCACCACCTCCCACCGGAACAAGTCGGTCATCACCATTGACCGCATCAAGCCAGCCAGTGTAGTGGACAG GAGCGGAGCCCTGCACTCTGGAGACCATATCCTGTCCATCGATGGCACCAGCACAGAACACTGCTCGTTACTTGAGGCCACCAAGCTCCTGGCCAGTGTGTCGGAGAAGGTGCGGCTGGAGATCCTGCCTGTGCCCCAGAGTCAGCGGCCACTGAGGCCCTCAGAGGCAG CCTTGTCTTCAACTCCCTTTTCCTCACCGACCTTGAACCATGCCTTTTCCTGCAACAACCCCAGCACCCTTCCTCGTGGATCCCAGCCCATGAGTCCCCGAACTACGATAGGGCGGAGGAGACAGCGAAGAAGGGAACACAAGAGCTCAT TGTCGCTGGCCTCCAGCACCGTGGGGCCAGGCGGGCAGATTGTGCACACAGAGACCACGGAGGTTGTGCTCTGCGGAGACCCCCTCAGCGGCTTCGGCCTCCAGCTCCAGGGCGGCATCTTCGCCACCGAGACCCTGTCCTCCCCACCCCTCGTGTGCTTCATCGAGCCTGACAGCCCGGCTGAGAG GTGTGGGCTGCTGCAGGTGGGGGACCGAGTCCTGTCCATCAACGGCATTGCCACTGAGGATGGGACTATGGAGGAAGCCAACCAGCTCCTGCGGGATGCCGCGCTGGCCCACAAGGTCATGTTAGAGGTGGAGTTTGATGTGGCGG AGTCTGTCATCCCGAGCAGTGGCACCTTCCACGTGAAACTGCCCAAGAAGCGTGGCGTGGAGCTGGGCATCACCATTAGCT CAGCCAGCAGGAAGCGAGGGGAGCCCCTGATCATCTCCGACATCAAGAAAGGCAGTGTGGCACACAG GACGGGAACCCTGGAGCCAGGCGACAAGCTGCTGGCCATCGACAATATCCGCCTGGACAATTGCCCCATGGAGGACGCCGTGCAAATCCTGCGGCAGTGCGAGGACCTGGTGAAGCTGAAGATCCGGAAGGATGAGGACAACTCTG ACGAGCTGGAGACCACAGGTGCTGTCAGCTACACAGTGGAGCTGAAGCGTTACGGGGGGCCCCTGGGCATCACCATTTCGGGCACGGAGGAACCTTTTGACCCCATTGTCATCTCAGGCCTCACCAAGCGTGGCCTGGCTGAGAG GACTGGTGCCATCCATGTGGGGGATCGCATTCTGGCCATCAACAGCGTTAGCCTCAAGGGCCGGCCACTAAGTGAGGCCATCCACCTCCTGCAGGTGGCTGGAGAGACCGTCACATTGAAGATCAAGAAGCAGCTAGACC GCCCCCTCCTACCCCACAAGGCGGGCAGCCACAGTGAGACCAGTGATGCTGATGAGGACCCAGCAGAGGCCCAGAAGGGCGGCATGCCAGCAGCCCGCTTCTCGTCAGCTGTGCCCAGTGTGGACAGTGCTGTGGAGTCTTGGGACAGCTCGACCAGCGAGGGTGGCTTTGGGGGCCCAG GGTCCTACGCGCCACAGACGGCAGCCCGGGGAGTGACCCCGCAGGAGTGGAGGTCCGGCCGGCTGAGGGGCAGTCCTCCACCCACCGATCCCCGGAGGACGAGCTATACTCCAACCCCCGCCGACGAGAGCTTccccgaggaggaggaggaggattggGAGCCGCCACCGAG CCCAGCCCCTGGCCCTGCCCGAGAGGAGGGCTTCTGGCGAGTGTTTGGAGAAGCTCTCGAAGACCTGGAGTCATGTGGTCAGTCAGAGATGCTGAGGGAACTGGAG GCATCCATCATGACAGGCACCGTGCAGAGGGTGGCCCTCGAGGGCAGGCCTGGCCACCGGCCTTGGCAGAGGGGCCGGGAGGTACGAGCCTCCCCTGCAGAGATGGAGGAACTGCTACTGCCGACACCCTTGGAGATGCACAAG GTGACCCTGCACAAGGACCCCATGAGGAATGACTTCGGTTTCAGCGTCTCGGATGGCCTCCTGGAGAAAGGTGTCTACGTCCACACTGTGCGCCCTGATGGGCCAGCCCACCGTGGGGGCCTCCGTCCCTTGGACAGGGTCCTTCAG
- the GRIP2 gene encoding glutamate receptor-interacting protein 2 isoform X20, giving the protein MWQAAGLIFPKTHLTEEKTGLDDGPYSKGGKDTGGADVSLACRRQSIPEEFRGITVVELIKKEGSTLGLTISGGTDKDGKPRVSNLRPGGLAARSDLLNVGDYIRSVNGIHLTRLRHDEIITLLKNVGERVVLEVEYELPPPARGFQGWSKVVKWEELSGIQPWPEPTSRGLKPEFCCHLSPENNPRIISKTVDVSLYKEGNSFGFVLRGGAHEDGHKSRPLVLTYVRPGGPADREGSLKVGDRLLSVDGIPLHGASHATALATLRQCSHEALFQVEYDVATPDTVANASGPLMVEIVKTPGSALGISLTTTSHRNKSVITIDRIKPASVVDRSGALHSGDHILSIDGTSTEHCSLLEATKLLASVSEKVRLEILPVPQSQRPLRPSEAVKVQRSEQPHRWDPCVPSCHSPRPGHCRMPTWATPAGQDQSRSLSSTPFSSPTLNHAFSCNNPSTLPRGSQPMSPRTTIGRRRQRRREHKSSLSLASSTVGPGGQIVHTETTEVVLCGDPLSGFGLQLQGGIFATETLSSPPLVCFIEPDSPAERCGLLQVGDRVLSINGIATEDGTMEEANQLLRDAALAHKVMLEVEFDVAESVIPSSGTFHVKLPKKRGVELGITISSASRKRGEPLIISDIKKGSVAHRTGTLEPGDKLLAIDNIRLDNCPMEDAVQILRQCEDLVKLKIRKDEDNSDELETTGAVSYTVELKRYGGPLGITISGTEEPFDPIVISGLTKRGLAERTGAIHVGDRILAINSVSLKGRPLSEAIHLLQVAGETVTLKIKKQLDRPLLPHKAGSHSETSDADEDPAEAQKGGMPAARFSSAVPSVDSAVESWDSSTSEGGFGGPGSYAPQTAARGVTPQEWRSGRLRGSPPPTDPRRTSYTPTPADESFPEEEEEDWEPPPSPAPGPAREEGFWRVFGEALEDLESCGQSEMLRELEVTLHKDPMRNDFGFSVSDGLLEKGVYVHTVRPDGPAHRGGLRPLDRVLQVNHVRTRDFDCCLAVPLLAEAGDVLELVISRNMLAHSSRAPRAPGPSSPQML; this is encoded by the exons ACGATGGGCCCTACTCCAAAGGAGGCAAGGACACAGGAGGGGCCGATGTTTCCCTGGCCTGCCGCAGACAGAGCATTCCAG AGGAGTTCCGAGGGATCACCGTGGTGGAGCTGATCAAGAAAGAAGGCAGCACGCTGGGCCTTACTATCTCAGGTGGCACCGACAAGGATGGGAAGCCCAGGGTCTCCAACCTGAGACCTGGGGGACTTGCGGCCAG GAGTGATCTGCTGAATGTCGGTGACTACATTCGGTCTGTGAATGGGATCCACCTGACCAGGCTCCGCCATGATGAGATCATCACCCTGCTCAAGAATGTGGGCGAGCGCGTGGTGCTGGAGGTGGAGTATGAGCTGCCCCCGCCCG CCCGGGGTTTTCAAGGTTGGTCTAAAGTGGTGAAGTGGGAGGAACTGTCTGGAATTCAACCCTGGCCCGAGCCTACCAGCCGTGGACTCAAGCCTGAGTTCTGCTGTCATCTCT CTCCTGAGAATAACCCAAGGATCATTTCAAAGACAGTGGACGTCTCCCTCTACAAGGAGGGCAATAGCTTTGGCTTTGTCCTTAGAG GAGGTGCCCATGAAGATGGGCACAAGTCCCGCCCACTTGTCCTGACCTACGTGCGGCCCGGTGGCCCTGCCGACAG GGAGGGCTCCCTGAAGGTGGGTGACAGGCTGCTCAGCGTTGATGGGATCCCACTGCATGGGGCCAGCCATGCCACCGCCCTGGCCACCCTGCGGCAGTGCAGCCACGAGGCACTTTTCCAGGTGGAGTATGATGTGGCCACCCCTG ACACGGTGGCCAATGCTTCAGGACCCTTGATGGTGGAAATAGTCAAGACGCCAGGGTCTGCCCTGGGAATCTCGCTTACCACCACCTCCCACCGGAACAAGTCGGTCATCACCATTGACCGCATCAAGCCAGCCAGTGTAGTGGACAG GAGCGGAGCCCTGCACTCTGGAGACCATATCCTGTCCATCGATGGCACCAGCACAGAACACTGCTCGTTACTTGAGGCCACCAAGCTCCTGGCCAGTGTGTCGGAGAAGGTGCGGCTGGAGATCCTGCCTGTGCCCCAGAGTCAGCGGCCACTGAGGCCCTCAGAGGCAG tgaaagtgcagaggagCGAGCAGCCGCACCGCTGGGACCCCTGCGTgccctcctgccacagcccccgGCCTGGGCACTGCAGGATGCCCACCTGGGCCACACCTGCTGGCCAGGACCAAAGTCGAT CCTTGTCTTCAACTCCCTTTTCCTCACCGACCTTGAACCATGCCTTTTCCTGCAACAACCCCAGCACCCTTCCTCGTGGATCCCAGCCCATGAGTCCCCGAACTACGATAGGGCGGAGGAGACAGCGAAGAAGGGAACACAAGAGCTCAT TGTCGCTGGCCTCCAGCACCGTGGGGCCAGGCGGGCAGATTGTGCACACAGAGACCACGGAGGTTGTGCTCTGCGGAGACCCCCTCAGCGGCTTCGGCCTCCAGCTCCAGGGCGGCATCTTCGCCACCGAGACCCTGTCCTCCCCACCCCTCGTGTGCTTCATCGAGCCTGACAGCCCGGCTGAGAG GTGTGGGCTGCTGCAGGTGGGGGACCGAGTCCTGTCCATCAACGGCATTGCCACTGAGGATGGGACTATGGAGGAAGCCAACCAGCTCCTGCGGGATGCCGCGCTGGCCCACAAGGTCATGTTAGAGGTGGAGTTTGATGTGGCGG AGTCTGTCATCCCGAGCAGTGGCACCTTCCACGTGAAACTGCCCAAGAAGCGTGGCGTGGAGCTGGGCATCACCATTAGCT CAGCCAGCAGGAAGCGAGGGGAGCCCCTGATCATCTCCGACATCAAGAAAGGCAGTGTGGCACACAG GACGGGAACCCTGGAGCCAGGCGACAAGCTGCTGGCCATCGACAATATCCGCCTGGACAATTGCCCCATGGAGGACGCCGTGCAAATCCTGCGGCAGTGCGAGGACCTGGTGAAGCTGAAGATCCGGAAGGATGAGGACAACTCTG ACGAGCTGGAGACCACAGGTGCTGTCAGCTACACAGTGGAGCTGAAGCGTTACGGGGGGCCCCTGGGCATCACCATTTCGGGCACGGAGGAACCTTTTGACCCCATTGTCATCTCAGGCCTCACCAAGCGTGGCCTGGCTGAGAG GACTGGTGCCATCCATGTGGGGGATCGCATTCTGGCCATCAACAGCGTTAGCCTCAAGGGCCGGCCACTAAGTGAGGCCATCCACCTCCTGCAGGTGGCTGGAGAGACCGTCACATTGAAGATCAAGAAGCAGCTAGACC GCCCCCTCCTACCCCACAAGGCGGGCAGCCACAGTGAGACCAGTGATGCTGATGAGGACCCAGCAGAGGCCCAGAAGGGCGGCATGCCAGCAGCCCGCTTCTCGTCAGCTGTGCCCAGTGTGGACAGTGCTGTGGAGTCTTGGGACAGCTCGACCAGCGAGGGTGGCTTTGGGGGCCCAG GGTCCTACGCGCCACAGACGGCAGCCCGGGGAGTGACCCCGCAGGAGTGGAGGTCCGGCCGGCTGAGGGGCAGTCCTCCACCCACCGATCCCCGGAGGACGAGCTATACTCCAACCCCCGCCGACGAGAGCTTccccgaggaggaggaggaggattggGAGCCGCCACCGAG CCCAGCCCCTGGCCCTGCCCGAGAGGAGGGCTTCTGGCGAGTGTTTGGAGAAGCTCTCGAAGACCTGGAGTCATGTGGTCAGTCAGAGATGCTGAGGGAACTGGAG GTGACCCTGCACAAGGACCCCATGAGGAATGACTTCGGTTTCAGCGTCTCGGATGGCCTCCTGGAGAAAGGTGTCTACGTCCACACTGTGCGCCCTGATGGGCCAGCCCACCGTGGGGGCCTCCGTCCCTTGGACAGGGTCCTTCAG
- the GRIP2 gene encoding glutamate receptor-interacting protein 2 isoform X14, whose amino-acid sequence MLAVSLKWRLGVVRRRLKGADDGPYSKGGKDTGGADVSLACRRQSIPEEFRGITVVELIKKEGSTLGLTISGGTDKDGKPRVSNLRPGGLAARSDLLNVGDYIRSVNGIHLTRLRHDEIITLLKNVGERVVLEVEYELPPPAPENNPRIISKTVDVSLYKEGNSFGFVLRGGAHEDGHKSRPLVLTYVRPGGPADREGSLKVGDRLLSVDGIPLHGASHATALATLRQCSHEALFQVEYDVATPDTVANASGPLMVEIVKTPGSALGISLTTTSHRNKSVITIDRIKPASVVDRSGALHSGDHILSIDGTSTEHCSLLEATKLLASVSEKVRLEILPVPQSQRPLRPSEAVKVQRSEQPHRWDPCVPSCHSPRPGHCRMPTWATPAGQDQSRSLSSTPFSSPTLNHAFSCNNPSTLPRGSQPMSPRTTIGRRRQRRREHKSSLSLASSTVGPGGQIVHTETTEVVLCGDPLSGFGLQLQGGIFATETLSSPPLVCFIEPDSPAERCGLLQVGDRVLSINGIATEDGTMEEANQLLRDAALAHKVMLEVEFDVAESVIPSSGTFHVKLPKKRGVELGITISSASRKRGEPLIISDIKKGSVAHRTGTLEPGDKLLAIDNIRLDNCPMEDAVQILRQCEDLVKLKIRKDEDNSDELETTGAVSYTVELKRYGGPLGITISGTEEPFDPIVISGLTKRGLAERTGAIHVGDRILAINSVSLKGRPLSEAIHLLQVAGETVTLKIKKQLDRPLLPHKAGSHSETSDADEDPAEAQKGGMPAARFSSAVPSVDSAVESWDSSTSEGGFGGPGSYAPQTAARGVTPQEWRSGRLRGSPPPTDPRRTSYTPTPADESFPEEEEEDWEPPPSPAPGPAREEGFWRVFGEALEDLESCGQSEMLRELEASIMTGTVQRVALEGRPGHRPWQRGREVRASPAEMEELLLPTPLEMHKVTLHKDPMRNDFGFSVSDGLLEKGVYVHTVRPDGPAHRGGLRPLDRVLQVNHVRTRDFDCCLAVPLLAEAGDVLELVISRNMLAHSSRAPRAPGPSSPQML is encoded by the exons ACGATGGGCCCTACTCCAAAGGAGGCAAGGACACAGGAGGGGCCGATGTTTCCCTGGCCTGCCGCAGACAGAGCATTCCAG AGGAGTTCCGAGGGATCACCGTGGTGGAGCTGATCAAGAAAGAAGGCAGCACGCTGGGCCTTACTATCTCAGGTGGCACCGACAAGGATGGGAAGCCCAGGGTCTCCAACCTGAGACCTGGGGGACTTGCGGCCAG GAGTGATCTGCTGAATGTCGGTGACTACATTCGGTCTGTGAATGGGATCCACCTGACCAGGCTCCGCCATGATGAGATCATCACCCTGCTCAAGAATGTGGGCGAGCGCGTGGTGCTGGAGGTGGAGTATGAGCTGCCCCCGCCCG CTCCTGAGAATAACCCAAGGATCATTTCAAAGACAGTGGACGTCTCCCTCTACAAGGAGGGCAATAGCTTTGGCTTTGTCCTTAGAG GAGGTGCCCATGAAGATGGGCACAAGTCCCGCCCACTTGTCCTGACCTACGTGCGGCCCGGTGGCCCTGCCGACAG GGAGGGCTCCCTGAAGGTGGGTGACAGGCTGCTCAGCGTTGATGGGATCCCACTGCATGGGGCCAGCCATGCCACCGCCCTGGCCACCCTGCGGCAGTGCAGCCACGAGGCACTTTTCCAGGTGGAGTATGATGTGGCCACCCCTG ACACGGTGGCCAATGCTTCAGGACCCTTGATGGTGGAAATAGTCAAGACGCCAGGGTCTGCCCTGGGAATCTCGCTTACCACCACCTCCCACCGGAACAAGTCGGTCATCACCATTGACCGCATCAAGCCAGCCAGTGTAGTGGACAG GAGCGGAGCCCTGCACTCTGGAGACCATATCCTGTCCATCGATGGCACCAGCACAGAACACTGCTCGTTACTTGAGGCCACCAAGCTCCTGGCCAGTGTGTCGGAGAAGGTGCGGCTGGAGATCCTGCCTGTGCCCCAGAGTCAGCGGCCACTGAGGCCCTCAGAGGCAG tgaaagtgcagaggagCGAGCAGCCGCACCGCTGGGACCCCTGCGTgccctcctgccacagcccccgGCCTGGGCACTGCAGGATGCCCACCTGGGCCACACCTGCTGGCCAGGACCAAAGTCGAT CCTTGTCTTCAACTCCCTTTTCCTCACCGACCTTGAACCATGCCTTTTCCTGCAACAACCCCAGCACCCTTCCTCGTGGATCCCAGCCCATGAGTCCCCGAACTACGATAGGGCGGAGGAGACAGCGAAGAAGGGAACACAAGAGCTCAT TGTCGCTGGCCTCCAGCACCGTGGGGCCAGGCGGGCAGATTGTGCACACAGAGACCACGGAGGTTGTGCTCTGCGGAGACCCCCTCAGCGGCTTCGGCCTCCAGCTCCAGGGCGGCATCTTCGCCACCGAGACCCTGTCCTCCCCACCCCTCGTGTGCTTCATCGAGCCTGACAGCCCGGCTGAGAG GTGTGGGCTGCTGCAGGTGGGGGACCGAGTCCTGTCCATCAACGGCATTGCCACTGAGGATGGGACTATGGAGGAAGCCAACCAGCTCCTGCGGGATGCCGCGCTGGCCCACAAGGTCATGTTAGAGGTGGAGTTTGATGTGGCGG AGTCTGTCATCCCGAGCAGTGGCACCTTCCACGTGAAACTGCCCAAGAAGCGTGGCGTGGAGCTGGGCATCACCATTAGCT CAGCCAGCAGGAAGCGAGGGGAGCCCCTGATCATCTCCGACATCAAGAAAGGCAGTGTGGCACACAG GACGGGAACCCTGGAGCCAGGCGACAAGCTGCTGGCCATCGACAATATCCGCCTGGACAATTGCCCCATGGAGGACGCCGTGCAAATCCTGCGGCAGTGCGAGGACCTGGTGAAGCTGAAGATCCGGAAGGATGAGGACAACTCTG ACGAGCTGGAGACCACAGGTGCTGTCAGCTACACAGTGGAGCTGAAGCGTTACGGGGGGCCCCTGGGCATCACCATTTCGGGCACGGAGGAACCTTTTGACCCCATTGTCATCTCAGGCCTCACCAAGCGTGGCCTGGCTGAGAG GACTGGTGCCATCCATGTGGGGGATCGCATTCTGGCCATCAACAGCGTTAGCCTCAAGGGCCGGCCACTAAGTGAGGCCATCCACCTCCTGCAGGTGGCTGGAGAGACCGTCACATTGAAGATCAAGAAGCAGCTAGACC GCCCCCTCCTACCCCACAAGGCGGGCAGCCACAGTGAGACCAGTGATGCTGATGAGGACCCAGCAGAGGCCCAGAAGGGCGGCATGCCAGCAGCCCGCTTCTCGTCAGCTGTGCCCAGTGTGGACAGTGCTGTGGAGTCTTGGGACAGCTCGACCAGCGAGGGTGGCTTTGGGGGCCCAG GGTCCTACGCGCCACAGACGGCAGCCCGGGGAGTGACCCCGCAGGAGTGGAGGTCCGGCCGGCTGAGGGGCAGTCCTCCACCCACCGATCCCCGGAGGACGAGCTATACTCCAACCCCCGCCGACGAGAGCTTccccgaggaggaggaggaggattggGAGCCGCCACCGAG CCCAGCCCCTGGCCCTGCCCGAGAGGAGGGCTTCTGGCGAGTGTTTGGAGAAGCTCTCGAAGACCTGGAGTCATGTGGTCAGTCAGAGATGCTGAGGGAACTGGAG GCATCCATCATGACAGGCACCGTGCAGAGGGTGGCCCTCGAGGGCAGGCCTGGCCACCGGCCTTGGCAGAGGGGCCGGGAGGTACGAGCCTCCCCTGCAGAGATGGAGGAACTGCTACTGCCGACACCCTTGGAGATGCACAAG GTGACCCTGCACAAGGACCCCATGAGGAATGACTTCGGTTTCAGCGTCTCGGATGGCCTCCTGGAGAAAGGTGTCTACGTCCACACTGTGCGCCCTGATGGGCCAGCCCACCGTGGGGGCCTCCGTCCCTTGGACAGGGTCCTTCAG